AACCGCACGTGCTGCGCTACTGGGAGCAGGAATTTCCGCAGCTCAACCCGGTGAAGCGCCGTGGGAATCGGCGGTATTATCAGCGGCAAGACGTGCTGATGATCCGCCAGATCCGCGCTTTGCTGTATGACCAGGGCTTTACCATTGGCGGGGCGCGGTTACGGCTCTCCAGTGATGAGGTCAAGGATGAGTCCAGCCAGTACAAGCAGCTGATTCGGCAGATGATTGCGGAATTGGAGGATGTGTTGGTGGTGCTCAAGAAGTGACCTGGTTGGCGACGAGTGGAAATTTTTGAAAAAAAGCTTCCATTATTCAAAAGGTTAGGTTAAATTCTTCAACGTTCTCAGCGGTATCGAGAATGATGTCGGGGCGTAGCGCAGCCCGGTAGCGCACTTGCATGGGGTGCAAGGGGTCGAGTGTTCGAATCACTCCGTCCCGACCAAAATACTCCAAAGAATCCAGTCACTTAGCGGTGGCTGGATTTTTTTATGCCTTCGTTTTTTACCGCTGATAGAAATTTACCCCACTTTTTGCGCCACCGAGATGTTGATTAGATTTCGTGGGCTGCTTAGTACATCGAAATCCGTGACTGCGGGTTGTTCAGAGCCGTTTACGTCTATGGTTTGATGGTCAGATGCTCGCACCAACTGAATTGCAAATGGTAAATCTCAGTTGGCCGCTTTCGACCCATAGCTGCCCTTCGCGAAAGGCAGCTACCGGCCAAAAGCGGACATTCTGGCTTCTTATTAGCGCCCAACTGATAGGCCACTCCAATCTGAGCTTTTTTATGGCGTATCTGGTTAGGCTGCCCAATTCGCGCCACAAAAACCTCAGAGTGAGTGATAATACTGAGGTGTTTCTTGGCTATCAGCTTTGCAAGGGCGAGGCTATCTGTCAAAAGGAGGTGATATGAGTCTTGCTGGCATACGATCTAACCGCGGTGACGGCTATCAAACCTTGGTTGCTTTTGATTGGGCATTAACCGTCCTATCCGACGAAAACTATCAATGGCTCGAAATTGATTCGATAACTTGTCTGGTCGACGATGTTGTCATTGGAAAAGCTGATGGCACTGTTATCGCATGCCAATGCAAAAAAAATCAAATCGATTTCAAAGATTGGTCTACTAATGATCTCGCGGACGAGCTTGGTAAAGCTGCAAGGCTGATTGGTCAGAATGATAATTCTAAAGTTTATTTTTATTCGAGAAGCAACTTCGGAAAACTGGGGAAGTTAAAAGAATATAGTGAGACTCAGCAAGATGCGAGCGGCTATGAAAGTAGTTTAAGCAACGAAAACCAAAAGACAGACACCACCCTCTCGACATTGCTCAGTTCCTACGCTCCAGGTCTATCAACCTTTGAATTTTTTAGTTGTACAGAGTTTGAAACTAGCGGTACTCTAGGGCGTATGCAAGACAAGTTACGAGAGCGATTGCGTAATATGGTCAGTAATCTGGATGCAGCATTTAATGCACTCTGGGTTCATCTAGATAACTTGGGCGCCCGAATGAGTAGTGATGGATCGCTCTCAGTCGCTCAGCATCGGTTCACCAAATCCAATCTTGAAGCCATTCTTAACAAGGCAGGAGCGCTACTAGTTCCTCCCGTAAATATTGCGGAAGTTCGTGCATCGTTTTCCAGTGTTTCAGCTATCGGAAGATCATGGCGACGTGATGTAGCAGGTCAGAAAATACCCAGCCCCGTCGTGGATGATCTGCTGGATGCAATCAACTCGGGGCGACGCGCTATCTTGCTTACCGGTTCACCTGGTTCGGGAAAAACCTGCGTGATGCTGGATGTACAGGAAACTTTAGAGCGAAACGCACAGCGTTGCACGAGTATCGTGCCGCTCTTCATCCAGTCTCGTGAATTTTCTGACTTGACTACCTTTCAAGATCGACATGCTTTTGGACTTTCTGAACAGTGGGTGAATCAAGCTGCACGTATTGCAGAAAGTGCGCATGTTGTTGTGATAATCGACTCCCTGGATGTGCTATCTATTGCACGGGACCATCGTGTGCTCACCTATTTCCTATCTCAGATAGATCGTCTCTTATTGATTCCAAATGTGAGTGTAGTGACCTCATGTCGAAACTTCGACAGGCATTACGATCGCAGAATTGCGGAGAGACAATGGGAGTGCGAATTCAAATGTTCACCCTTGGATTGGGATGCTCAGATAGCACCATTACTGGACGCATTGGGGATTGTTTCCGTTGACATTGATGCTGTTACGCGAGAATTAATTAGAAACCCTCGGGAGCTTGCATTATACGTCGATTTAGCACTTCTGGAAGGAGGCTTTAACGTCATCACCAGCCAAGCGTTGGCACAGCGTTATCTTGATGGGATTGTACGAGCAGAGGCCTCGCTTGGTGATACTGCGATACGAGCAATTGAACGCATTGCCGCAGAAATGCTCGAATCACGCAGTTTGGTTATACCATATCAGCGCTTTCCTGCATCACCGGAGATTCTGCGATCATTGTGTAGCTTAAACGTGTTGCAAGAAACTCAGGATGGCAAGCTGACCTTCGGGCATCAGACACTACTAGATATTCTAGTCATCAGTGGAGCGCAGAGAGCCGGTGTTACGCTGAACCAATTCATTCAGAGTTTGCCCCCGGTACCCTTTGTTCGCCCCAGTATTCGTAGTTTTGTTGCGCAGTTGGCTCTTGGGGAGCGGCGTGATTTCAGAAAACAGATACGAGCAGTATTGACAGGTAAAGCCGTCTTTCATATCCGGCGCTTGGTTGCTGAGTCTTTTGCAGAACAGTTGCCCGTCGAAGAGGACTGGCCCTTAATACGTGAGTTACGAGGAAATCACCGCGATGTTTTTCAGGTGATATACACCTCCGCCAATGCTGTCGAGTGGCATCGATTTTGGCTTAAGTATCTGGTGCCCATACTTAAGGCAGGGCGAGATATAGAAGGCTACATGGGGCATGTACATCAGATATCTCGCTGGAAGAATGAAGATCCAGAATCAGTTGTTTCATTCTGGCATGAAGCACTGTCTCTAGATTGGGTCGATCACAATCAATTGTTTCAGCAGTTGCCACTGTACTTGTCTGAGTTTTCAGCAGAAAACGTAATCCTAGTTGTTCCGTTGCTTAAGTCGCTTCTGGATACGCCCTCAACCGATCACGACTTCTTAGGGCGCTTGGTCGCTTGCTGCGTAAATGCTGGAGTTATAGGAGATGATCTGCTTTGGCATTATGTGGCTGGTGGCATTGAGGAAGAAGATCTTCTGGAGTACCGGTACGATAAAAATTTGCGCTGCCAATCCCATGAGTTCGGCGATTGTCAGGATAATTTTTTCCTACAACGCATGCAGCAATCTACGAGATTGCTTGATCTGGCTGTGGCGTCGATTGAGCATTGGAGTGCAATACGCAGCTCACGTTATGGAGAAACCCGTGTTGGCTACCGATATGGTTTTCTGAGCGAGACATCGTTCGAACAGACACATAGTCGGCGAGACATGCATCACGTAGATAGCATTGATGCTCTGCTCGATGCAGTAGAGGCCTCAATTCTCCATCATGCAAAAACGCATTCACGCTGGTGGCGAGATAATCGATCGCGCCTTTGTTTCAATAAAGAAGGGGCATTGCTGTACTTTGGGGTGCAAGCTTGCACTGCGACACCAGTAGCCAATATTGATCTGATTGGTTACATGTTGCGCGACCAGAATATCCTTGAGTTTCAACTGAGCTATGAGTTGGGTGCGCTAATTCAATCAGCATTTATGCTTCTAGAGGAAGCAACACAAGATGCTGTGACCGCTACCATATTAAATATTTTTTATGAGTACGCATCGGAATACTGGGTGCTTAAAAAACGTGCGGAGTTAATCCTTGCAGTCCCCTGCTACCTGCGCTCGCCAGAGGCGCAAGCAGTGATTGACGAGTATGGGAAAACGGTTGGAGTAACTGATCGTCAGCCGGATGTTCGTTCATGGGGTGGCGCAGTCAGAGCGCCATTTTCATTTGATGTCTTTCTAGAGGCCAGCGATAGCTCGGTGATGCACCTACTAGCGCACTACAGCGGCTATTCAGATTGGCACGGGGTTGAATTTCTGGTCGGTGGTGAACATGAAGTTGGCATGCAACTTCAAGAGGCTGCCTCTCGGCATCCCACTCGATTCATGAGGCTTTTGCCAAACTACTGGGCTGACATTCCAGAAAAATTTCGCGATGACATCATGGATGGTGTGGCCAATTACATGGCCCGTCGGCATGGGAACCTGCGAGCGGACGAACATTGGATACCTATTGAGGAGCCAGAGGCTACAGCTCTAGCTAGTCAAATTCTCGATGAGCTTGGAAGGCACACTCAGCACTGGCGGCTCCGGCGCTCCGCAGCCAAAGCATTGGAAGCCTGTGCCAATGCTGTAAATAACCTGATTGATGCCGAACGACTTGTATTTTTAGCCATAGCTTTTCTGCGCCTTGAGGAAGTCAGCCCGTACAGGGGTGATAAAGTTTGCTTGATCTCGCTGGGGATCAATATGGCTAAGGGCGATGTAGCCGAAGCCTTAACAATATTAGCTAGTGACGTTCAAAAAATTGGCGGTTCGTTCCCCGAGCTATTACTTCCTACATTGCGTCGTTTTGCAGGAGATGAGCATCCTGCGATTCGCGCAGTAATCCTTAGACGACTGCCTTATTTGCAGAGCAAGAATTTTGAACTGGGCTGGAGCCTGTTTCATGCTGCTATGCGAGATGCAGACGGGCTCTGGGAGATCGCCGAACCCTGCCTCTATTATGCTTATCACAATAATTTTGCCGTAGTAGAACCTTTACTTAAGCGCCTCCGCTGTGAAGGCAAAGAAAAAGATTTAGAAGTTTGGGGGCGTATTTCAGCTTTATGCGCCCTGTCTAAACACATCAATATTACTGATGTGATACAGGACTTGAAGGCTCTTGATGCTACAGACGCATGGCTGGGTGCTGCATCAGTCTGGGCGCATACTGAAAATATTCAGCAGCAAGGTGAGGGGTGCTTTGCTGGGTTGGAAGCAGGGTTAAATGCCAGCGGTGCACATGCCTTGGCTGTTGCCGGAAAGTTTGAGCGTATTTTCGGAGATAAAACTCCCCCTGTTTTTGCGCCTATAGGGCTTATTCGAAAATGTTTTTCGATATTCGAAAATGACAGCCATAGCGAGAGGAAACACCATAGGCTTTACGGTTTTCATAAATGGCTTAACACGATTGCAGAATATGACCCGGAGCTTGCCCTCGAGGCACTCAGAATCTATCTGGCATACGTAAAAAAGAGCCAACCATATCTTTACGACCACGAAAACAGCCTCACCCAACTAATGACAAGGCTCTTTGCAGAAGCAGAAGAACTAGAAGAGTCCGACGAGGGTTTGATGCTGAGAAGTGTTGTGGAGGTACAAGACACTTTACTTTCGCTAAGGGTAAATGGTGTAACCGATTGGCTGAAAGCTGCCGAGCGCCCCTGATTTGGCCTAGATCCAGTAGCTATCTCATAGTGAGTTGACTGACAACTCCTGGCCGCTTTGTGCCAATGCTGAGCGGCCGCATTGGGTCGGAAGCAGC
This genomic stretch from Pseudomonas entomophila harbors:
- a CDS encoding AAA family ATPase yields the protein MSLAGIRSNRGDGYQTLVAFDWALTVLSDENYQWLEIDSITCLVDDVVIGKADGTVIACQCKKNQIDFKDWSTNDLADELGKAARLIGQNDNSKVYFYSRSNFGKLGKLKEYSETQQDASGYESSLSNENQKTDTTLSTLLSSYAPGLSTFEFFSCTEFETSGTLGRMQDKLRERLRNMVSNLDAAFNALWVHLDNLGARMSSDGSLSVAQHRFTKSNLEAILNKAGALLVPPVNIAEVRASFSSVSAIGRSWRRDVAGQKIPSPVVDDLLDAINSGRRAILLTGSPGSGKTCVMLDVQETLERNAQRCTSIVPLFIQSREFSDLTTFQDRHAFGLSEQWVNQAARIAESAHVVVIIDSLDVLSIARDHRVLTYFLSQIDRLLLIPNVSVVTSCRNFDRHYDRRIAERQWECEFKCSPLDWDAQIAPLLDALGIVSVDIDAVTRELIRNPRELALYVDLALLEGGFNVITSQALAQRYLDGIVRAEASLGDTAIRAIERIAAEMLESRSLVIPYQRFPASPEILRSLCSLNVLQETQDGKLTFGHQTLLDILVISGAQRAGVTLNQFIQSLPPVPFVRPSIRSFVAQLALGERRDFRKQIRAVLTGKAVFHIRRLVAESFAEQLPVEEDWPLIRELRGNHRDVFQVIYTSANAVEWHRFWLKYLVPILKAGRDIEGYMGHVHQISRWKNEDPESVVSFWHEALSLDWVDHNQLFQQLPLYLSEFSAENVILVVPLLKSLLDTPSTDHDFLGRLVACCVNAGVIGDDLLWHYVAGGIEEEDLLEYRYDKNLRCQSHEFGDCQDNFFLQRMQQSTRLLDLAVASIEHWSAIRSSRYGETRVGYRYGFLSETSFEQTHSRRDMHHVDSIDALLDAVEASILHHAKTHSRWWRDNRSRLCFNKEGALLYFGVQACTATPVANIDLIGYMLRDQNILEFQLSYELGALIQSAFMLLEEATQDAVTATILNIFYEYASEYWVLKKRAELILAVPCYLRSPEAQAVIDEYGKTVGVTDRQPDVRSWGGAVRAPFSFDVFLEASDSSVMHLLAHYSGYSDWHGVEFLVGGEHEVGMQLQEAASRHPTRFMRLLPNYWADIPEKFRDDIMDGVANYMARRHGNLRADEHWIPIEEPEATALASQILDELGRHTQHWRLRRSAAKALEACANAVNNLIDAERLVFLAIAFLRLEEVSPYRGDKVCLISLGINMAKGDVAEALTILASDVQKIGGSFPELLLPTLRRFAGDEHPAIRAVILRRLPYLQSKNFELGWSLFHAAMRDADGLWEIAEPCLYYAYHNNFAVVEPLLKRLRCEGKEKDLEVWGRISALCALSKHINITDVIQDLKALDATDAWLGAASVWAHTENIQQQGEGCFAGLEAGLNASGAHALAVAGKFERIFGDKTPPVFAPIGLIRKCFSIFENDSHSERKHHRLYGFHKWLNTIAEYDPELALEALRIYLAYVKKSQPYLYDHENSLTQLMTRLFAEAEELEESDEGLMLRSVVEVQDTLLSLRVNGVTDWLKAAERP
- a CDS encoding MerR family transcriptional regulator, producing MLEPSHNDELPPIPGKRYFTIGEVSELCAVKPHVLRYWEQEFPQLNPVKRRGNRRYYQRQDVLMIRQIRALLYDQGFTIGGARLRLSSDEVKDESSQYKQLIRQMIAELEDVLVVLKK